One window of Amaranthus tricolor cultivar Red isolate AtriRed21 chromosome 13, ASM2621246v1, whole genome shotgun sequence genomic DNA carries:
- the LOC130798536 gene encoding caffeoylshikimate esterase-like encodes MVHPIAEANEKSPFGSLSPAEFYAKHSVSHTSEYITNSRGMKLFTQWWIPLEAKKIGVICVVHGYTGESSWTVQLTSIYFAKAGFVVCAIDHQGHGYSDALDGYVAHIPDINPVVDDCISFFDSFCETHAPDLPSFLYSESLGGAIALLITLRKKRVEEGKWFDGLVLNGAMCGISPKFKPPWPLEHLLGLAAWALPTWRVVPTRGSIPNVSFKEEWKRKLAISSPKRYMGKPRAATAHELMRICREVQGRFEEVDIPLMIVHGSDDVVCDPACVEELYQRATSKDKTLKIYPGMWHQLVGEPQENVELVFGDILDWLKSRSLECTK; translated from the exons atggtGCACCCAATTGCAGAAGCCAACGAGAAGAGTCCTTTTGGTTCGCTTTCTCCAGCCGAGTTCTATGCAAAGCACTCAGTGAGTCATACATCCGAATACATCACTAACTCGCGAGGCATGAAGCTCTTCACTCAGTGGTGGATCCCACTGGAAGCCAAGAAAATTGGAGTTATCTGTGTCGTGCACGGTTACACAGGCGAATCGAGCTGGACCGTGCAACTCACCTCCATCTATTTCGCCAAAGCAGGATTCGTGGTATGCGCAATAGATCATCAAGGACACGGATATTCCGACGCGCTTGATGGCTATGTAGCACATATTCCTGATATCAATCCTGTGGTAGATGACTGCATTTCGTTCTTTGATTCGTTTTGTGAGACGCACGCGCCGGATTTGCCATCGTTTTTGTACTCAGAATCGCTTGGCGGAGCAATAGCGCTGCTTATCACGCTGAGGAAAAAGCGCGTGGAGGAAGGTAAATGGTTTGATGGGTTGGTGTTGAATGGAGCAATGTGTGGCATTAGTCCAAAATTTAAGCCACCTTGGCCTTTGGAACACCTGCTTGGACTTGCTGCTTGGGCATTGCCTACTTGGCGCGTGGTTCCTACGCGTGGGTCTATTCCTAATGTTTCCTTCAAG GAGGAATGGAAGCGTAAGCTAGCAATCTCGAGCCCAAAGAGATACATGGGAAAACCACGCGCAGCCACAGCGCATGAGCTAATGAGGATATGTAGGGAGGTTCAAGGGAGGTTTGAGGAGGTTGACATCCCATTGATGATAGTTCACGGCAGCGATGACGTGGTGTGTGACCCAGCGTGTGTGGAGGAGTTGTATCAACGCGCAACCAGCAAGGATAAGACTCTCAAGATATATCCGGGTATGTGGCATCAGCTAGTTGGTGAGCCACAAGAAAATGTAGAGCTTGTCTTTGGTGATATTTTGGATTGGCTCAAATCTAGATCTTTAGAGTGTACTAAGTGA